One Pyrus communis chromosome 4, drPyrComm1.1, whole genome shotgun sequence genomic region harbors:
- the LOC137730803 gene encoding uncharacterized protein isoform X1, translating into MGAPDKAPVNSNSMQRVKVYRLSEDGKWDDQGTGHVTVDYMERSEELGLFVFDEEDNETLLLHRISSDDIYRKQEDTIISWRDPEYSTELALSFQEPTGCSYIWDHICSVQRNIHFNSLNNETFHNANSELRELPTVELSTLPLILKTVAESGIADQMRLTELILTDQEFFQKLMGLFRICEDLKNVDGLHMIYKIVRGIILLNSPQIFEKIFGDDLIMDIIGSLEYDPEVPNVQHHRNFLKEHVVFKEAIPIKDAMVLSKIHQTYKVGYIKDVVLARVLDEATVANLNSIIHANNAIVVSLLKDDSTFIQELFARLRSPSTSAESKKNLVYFLHEFCSLSKSLQMVQQLRLFRDLMNEGIFDIVTDALQSQDKKLVLTGTDILNLFMNQDPNLLRSYVVRQEGTPLLGLLVKGMITDFGEDMHCQFLEILRSLLDSYTLSGAQNMMNFLDYYKFRSFIHKALHGVCNTVYFCGCNNLNRDAIIEIFYEKHLGQLIDVITASCPLEGNGQSTDRSSISGGRVESQSVAKPEIISNICELLCFCVLHHPFRIKCNFLLNNVMDKVLLVTKRREKYLVVAAVRFVRTILSRHDEHLVNHIVKNNLLKPIVDAFVCNGSRYNLLNSAVLELFEFIRKENLKSLVKYLVDSFWDQLVRFENFASVLSLKVKYEQCLEHFGTKGTANVSDPRKRNDERALEKEEEEYFNEDSDEEDTASASMPNTQKVQAQPQPVLSNGVAASYPPSSPRSVGLVDYDDDEDDEDYKPPLRKHPEPSDEDEGTMGSLRLKRKLASKDIELAKRQRLGKNSKPKESVFAALCTTLSQAVLPNKKIASSINTTRTADGVNNSREGKNQENDEHAVSKSCSDNSNSDDADNRENEPTSSRGCSDHLHGTSENRQLGGEDCPLIPPKSSPEMAVNGS; encoded by the exons ATGGGCGCGCCAGATAAAGCGCCGGTCAATTCCAATTCGATGCAG CGTGTAAAGGTTTACCGTCTGAGTGAGGATGGAAAATGGGATGATCAGGGAACTGGTCATGTCACAGTTGACTACATGGAG CGTTCAGAAGAGCtgggtttgtttgtttttgatgaagaagaCAATGAGACATTACTTCTGCATCGAATCAGCTCGGATGACATTTACAGAAAGCAAGAAG ATACAATTATCTCATGGAGGGATCCAGAATATTCTACTGAATTAGCTCTCAGCTTTCAGGAGCCTACAGGCTGCTCTTACATATG GGACCACATATGCAGCGTGCAAAGGAATATACATTTTAATTCTCTTAACA ATGAGACATTTCACAATGCAAACAGTGAGTTGAGGGAGCTCCCTACGGTTGAGCTATCCACGCTTCCTTTAATCCTTAAG ACTGTTGCTGAGAGTGGCATTGCTGACCAGATGCGATTGACAGAATTAATATTGACTGAT CAAGAGTTTTTTCAGAAGCTCATGGGCCTATTTAGAATCTGTGAAGACTTGAAAAATGTTGACGGTCTTCACATGATATACAAAATAGTAAGGGGGATCA TTCTCCTGAATAGTCCTCAGATCTTTGAGAAAATATTCGGTGATGATTTAATCATGGATATCATCGGTTCCCTTGAGT ATGACCCTGAAGTACCTAATGTCCAACACCATCGTAACTTTTTGAAAGAACATGTTGTTTTTAAGGAg GCCATACCGATTAAAGATGCTATGGTGTTGTCAAAGATACACCAGACGTATAAAGTTGGATATATAAAG GATGTTGTTTTGGCTAGAGTATTGGATGAGGCCACAGTTGCAAATCTCAATTCCATTATTCATGCAAACAACGCTATC GTTGTTTCTTTGCTAAAGGATGACAGTACCTTTATTCAAGAATTGTTTGCTAGGCTACGGTCACCATCCACCTCCGCAGAATCTAAAAAGAACTTG GTATATTTCTTGCACGAGTTTTGTAGTTTAAGCAAAAGCCTGCAGATGGTCCAGCAGCTTCGGCTATTTAG GGATCTCATGAATGAAGGAATCTTTGACATTGTAACTGATGCGTTGCAGAGTCAAGACAAAAAGCTTGTATTAACCGG GACAGATATCCTCAATCTTTTCATGAATCAGGATCCAAACCTTCTGCGTTCATATGTTGTTCGTCAGGAAGGAACTCCACTTTTAGGACTCTTG GTTAAAGGAATGATTACAGATTTCGGAGAGGACATGCATTGCCAGTTTCTTGAAATTCTTCGTAGTCTACTAGATTCTTACACTTTGTCAGGAGCTCAG AatatgatgaattttttggatTATTACAAATTCAGAAGTTTCATACATAAAGCCTTGCATGGAGTTTGCAATACGGTTTATTTCTGCGGGTGTAACAATTTGAAT AGAGATGCAATTATCGAGATATTCTATGAGAAGCATCTGGGGCAGTTGATTGATGTTATAACAGCGTCATGTCCTTTGGAAGGCAATGGTCAATCAACCGATAGATCTTCCATCTCTGGTGGAAGAGTTGAAAGTCAGAGTGTTGCGAAGCCTGAAATAATATCAAATATATGTGAATTGCTTTGCTTTTGTGTACTTCACCATCCATTCAGAATAAA gTGCAACTTTCTGCTTAATAATGTGATGGATAAAGTTTTGTTGGTTacaaaaagaagggaaaagtaTCTAGTTGTTGCTGCAGTTCGATTTGTTCGCACTATTCTTTCACGTCAT GATGAGCATCTGGTAAATCATATTGTTAAGAACAACCTTCTCAAGCCAATTGTCGATGCATTTGTTTGTAATGGAAGTCGATATAACCTGCTGAACTCGGCTGTTTTAGAACTTTTTGAGTTCATCCGCAAG gAAAACTTGAAGTCTTTGGTTAAATACTTGGTTGATTCCTTCTGGGATCAGTTGGTCAGATTTGAGAATTTTGCGTCTGTTCTCTCCCTCAAAGTAAAATATGAGCAG TGCCTAGAACATTTTGGAACCAAAGGCACTGCTAATGTGTCAGACCCTAGAAAACGAAATGATGAGCGAGCtttggagaaagaagaagaagaatatttcAATGAGGACAG TGATGAAGAAGATACGGCATCTGCATCAATGCCAAATACCCAAAAAGTACAGGCTCAACCTCAACCTGTTTTATCCAATGGAGTTGCTGCAAGTTATCCACCATCCAG TCCAAGGTCTGTCGGGCTGGTAgattatgatgatgatgaggatgacGAAGACTACAAGCCACCGCTCAGGAAACATCCTGAACCTTCTGATGAAGATGAAGGAACAATGGGGTCCCTTAGGTTGAAGCGGAAATTGGCTTCTAAGGATATCGAGCTAGCAAAGAGGCAACGGTTGGGTAAAAATTCCAAGCCAAAAGAAAGTGTGTTTGCTGCTTTGTGTACAACTCTAAGCCAGGCAGTGCTACCTAATAAGAAAATTGCAAGCAGCATCAATACAACCCGCACAGCTGACGGAGTCAACAACTCACGTGAAGGGAAAAATCAAGAGAATGATGAGCATGCTGTTTCTAAAAGCTGTTCTGATAACAGCAATTCAGATGATGCGGATAATAGGGAAAATGAGCCTACTAGTTCTAGGGGCTGCTCGGATCACTTGCATGGCACTTCGGAGAATAGACAATTGGGTGGAGAGGACTGCCCGTTGATACCACCGAAATCTTCACCGGAAATGGCTGTAAATGGTTCGTAA
- the LOC137730804 gene encoding outer envelope pore protein 16-2, chloroplastic-like, producing the protein MLNTSSGSSCLEAKPSLMQELRSFDNGGFSDLGHPLLNRIAESFVKAAGIGALQAVSREAYFTATEGFDSSTNGIPPEISVLGNKKKRFLDLRGENNRKSLEAMVKNTGKESLQWGLAAGVYSGLTYGLAEARGAHDWKNSAVAGAITGVALALTSEGTSHEQIVHGAITGAAISTAANLLSGIF; encoded by the exons ATGTTGAACACGAGCAGCGGCAGTAGTTGTTTGGAAGCAAAGCCGTCGTTGATGCAGGAGCTGCGTAGCTTCGACAATGGTGGCTTCTCCGACCTCGGCCACCCTCTCCTCAACCGCATCGCCGAGAGCTTCGTCAAAGCTGCTGGg ATCGGAGCACTTCAGGCCGTGTCACGTGAGGCTTATTTCACAGCCACTGAAG GATTCGATTCAAGTACCAATGGTATTCCACCCGAAATCTCAGTCTTAGGCAACAAAAAAAAACGATTCCTTGATCTCAGAG GTGAAAACAACAGAAAATCTCTTGAAGCTATG GTGAAGAATACAGGAAAGGAATCCTTACAATGGG GACTGGCTGCGGGGGTCTATTCAGGTCTCACATATGGCCTGGCAGAGGCTCGTGGAGCTCACGATTGG AAAAACAGTGCAGTTGCGGGAGCAATTACAGGAGTGGCCCTGGCCCTCACATCGGAGGGTACTTCCCATGAGCAGATTGTGCATGGCGCTATCACCGGAGCTGCCATATCAACCGCTGCAAATCTTCTTTCTGGGATATTTTAG
- the LOC137730803 gene encoding uncharacterized protein isoform X2: MGAPDKAPVNSNSMQRVKVYRLSEDGKWDDQGTGHVTVDYMERSEELGLFVFDEEDNETLLLHRISSDDIYRKQEDTIISWRDPEYSTELALSFQEPTGCSYIWDHICSVQRNIHFNSLNNETFHNANSELRELPTVELSTLPLILKTVAESGIADQMRLTELILTDQEFFQKLMGLFRICEDLKNVDGLHMIYKIVRGIILLNSPQIFEKIFGDDLIMDIIGSLEYDPEVPNVQHHRNFLKEHVVFKEAIPIKDAMVLSKIHQTYKVGYIKDVVLARVLDEATVANLNSIIHANNAIVVSLLKDDSTFIQELFARLRSPSTSAESKKNLVYFLHEFCSLSKSLQMVQQLRLFRDLMNEGIFDIVTDALQSQDKKLVLTGTDILNLFMNQDPNLLRSYVVRQEGTPLLGLLVKGMITDFGEDMHCQFLEILRSLLDSYTLSGAQRDAIIEIFYEKHLGQLIDVITASCPLEGNGQSTDRSSISGGRVESQSVAKPEIISNICELLCFCVLHHPFRIKCNFLLNNVMDKVLLVTKRREKYLVVAAVRFVRTILSRHDEHLVNHIVKNNLLKPIVDAFVCNGSRYNLLNSAVLELFEFIRKENLKSLVKYLVDSFWDQLVRFENFASVLSLKVKYEQCLEHFGTKGTANVSDPRKRNDERALEKEEEEYFNEDSDEEDTASASMPNTQKVQAQPQPVLSNGVAASYPPSSPRSVGLVDYDDDEDDEDYKPPLRKHPEPSDEDEGTMGSLRLKRKLASKDIELAKRQRLGKNSKPKESVFAALCTTLSQAVLPNKKIASSINTTRTADGVNNSREGKNQENDEHAVSKSCSDNSNSDDADNRENEPTSSRGCSDHLHGTSENRQLGGEDCPLIPPKSSPEMAVNGS, from the exons ATGGGCGCGCCAGATAAAGCGCCGGTCAATTCCAATTCGATGCAG CGTGTAAAGGTTTACCGTCTGAGTGAGGATGGAAAATGGGATGATCAGGGAACTGGTCATGTCACAGTTGACTACATGGAG CGTTCAGAAGAGCtgggtttgtttgtttttgatgaagaagaCAATGAGACATTACTTCTGCATCGAATCAGCTCGGATGACATTTACAGAAAGCAAGAAG ATACAATTATCTCATGGAGGGATCCAGAATATTCTACTGAATTAGCTCTCAGCTTTCAGGAGCCTACAGGCTGCTCTTACATATG GGACCACATATGCAGCGTGCAAAGGAATATACATTTTAATTCTCTTAACA ATGAGACATTTCACAATGCAAACAGTGAGTTGAGGGAGCTCCCTACGGTTGAGCTATCCACGCTTCCTTTAATCCTTAAG ACTGTTGCTGAGAGTGGCATTGCTGACCAGATGCGATTGACAGAATTAATATTGACTGAT CAAGAGTTTTTTCAGAAGCTCATGGGCCTATTTAGAATCTGTGAAGACTTGAAAAATGTTGACGGTCTTCACATGATATACAAAATAGTAAGGGGGATCA TTCTCCTGAATAGTCCTCAGATCTTTGAGAAAATATTCGGTGATGATTTAATCATGGATATCATCGGTTCCCTTGAGT ATGACCCTGAAGTACCTAATGTCCAACACCATCGTAACTTTTTGAAAGAACATGTTGTTTTTAAGGAg GCCATACCGATTAAAGATGCTATGGTGTTGTCAAAGATACACCAGACGTATAAAGTTGGATATATAAAG GATGTTGTTTTGGCTAGAGTATTGGATGAGGCCACAGTTGCAAATCTCAATTCCATTATTCATGCAAACAACGCTATC GTTGTTTCTTTGCTAAAGGATGACAGTACCTTTATTCAAGAATTGTTTGCTAGGCTACGGTCACCATCCACCTCCGCAGAATCTAAAAAGAACTTG GTATATTTCTTGCACGAGTTTTGTAGTTTAAGCAAAAGCCTGCAGATGGTCCAGCAGCTTCGGCTATTTAG GGATCTCATGAATGAAGGAATCTTTGACATTGTAACTGATGCGTTGCAGAGTCAAGACAAAAAGCTTGTATTAACCGG GACAGATATCCTCAATCTTTTCATGAATCAGGATCCAAACCTTCTGCGTTCATATGTTGTTCGTCAGGAAGGAACTCCACTTTTAGGACTCTTG GTTAAAGGAATGATTACAGATTTCGGAGAGGACATGCATTGCCAGTTTCTTGAAATTCTTCGTAGTCTACTAGATTCTTACACTTTGTCAGGAGCTCAG AGAGATGCAATTATCGAGATATTCTATGAGAAGCATCTGGGGCAGTTGATTGATGTTATAACAGCGTCATGTCCTTTGGAAGGCAATGGTCAATCAACCGATAGATCTTCCATCTCTGGTGGAAGAGTTGAAAGTCAGAGTGTTGCGAAGCCTGAAATAATATCAAATATATGTGAATTGCTTTGCTTTTGTGTACTTCACCATCCATTCAGAATAAA gTGCAACTTTCTGCTTAATAATGTGATGGATAAAGTTTTGTTGGTTacaaaaagaagggaaaagtaTCTAGTTGTTGCTGCAGTTCGATTTGTTCGCACTATTCTTTCACGTCAT GATGAGCATCTGGTAAATCATATTGTTAAGAACAACCTTCTCAAGCCAATTGTCGATGCATTTGTTTGTAATGGAAGTCGATATAACCTGCTGAACTCGGCTGTTTTAGAACTTTTTGAGTTCATCCGCAAG gAAAACTTGAAGTCTTTGGTTAAATACTTGGTTGATTCCTTCTGGGATCAGTTGGTCAGATTTGAGAATTTTGCGTCTGTTCTCTCCCTCAAAGTAAAATATGAGCAG TGCCTAGAACATTTTGGAACCAAAGGCACTGCTAATGTGTCAGACCCTAGAAAACGAAATGATGAGCGAGCtttggagaaagaagaagaagaatatttcAATGAGGACAG TGATGAAGAAGATACGGCATCTGCATCAATGCCAAATACCCAAAAAGTACAGGCTCAACCTCAACCTGTTTTATCCAATGGAGTTGCTGCAAGTTATCCACCATCCAG TCCAAGGTCTGTCGGGCTGGTAgattatgatgatgatgaggatgacGAAGACTACAAGCCACCGCTCAGGAAACATCCTGAACCTTCTGATGAAGATGAAGGAACAATGGGGTCCCTTAGGTTGAAGCGGAAATTGGCTTCTAAGGATATCGAGCTAGCAAAGAGGCAACGGTTGGGTAAAAATTCCAAGCCAAAAGAAAGTGTGTTTGCTGCTTTGTGTACAACTCTAAGCCAGGCAGTGCTACCTAATAAGAAAATTGCAAGCAGCATCAATACAACCCGCACAGCTGACGGAGTCAACAACTCACGTGAAGGGAAAAATCAAGAGAATGATGAGCATGCTGTTTCTAAAAGCTGTTCTGATAACAGCAATTCAGATGATGCGGATAATAGGGAAAATGAGCCTACTAGTTCTAGGGGCTGCTCGGATCACTTGCATGGCACTTCGGAGAATAGACAATTGGGTGGAGAGGACTGCCCGTTGATACCACCGAAATCTTCACCGGAAATGGCTGTAAATGGTTCGTAA